CGCGAAGATCATGGGTGCGCGGGTGGTGGGCCTGGCCGGCTCGCCGGAGAAGTGTCGCTGGGTGGTCGACGAACTCGGCTTCGACGAGTGCATCGACTACCGCGCCGAGGACATCGGGGCGGGCCTTCGGCGCACCTGCCCGGGCGGCATCGACGTGTACTTCGACAACGTCGGCGGCGAGACGCTCAATCAGGTGCTCGCCCGGATCAACGACCACGCGCGGATCATCCTGTGCGGGGCGATCTCGCAGTACAACACCGACCGTCCGGCGCCGGGCCCGGCCAACCTCATCAACGCCATCTCGCGCCGCGCCCTGCTCAAAGGGTTCATCATCCTCGATCACATGGACCGGGCCGGCGAGGCGACCAAGGTCATGGGCGGCTGGCTGCAGGAGGGTCGGCTGGTCTCGAAGACGTACGTGCGGGACGGGCTGGAGTCGGCACCGGCCGCGCTGCAGGACCTGTTCTCCGGCGCCAACGTCGGCAAGACGCTGGTCCGCGTGTAGCCCTAGGCTCGAACCATGGCAGCACCCCCAGACGAGCGCAGCGCCCGCGCCACCATCGACATCGAGGCCCCGCCGGAGAAGGTGTACGCACTGGTGGCTGACGTCAGCCGGGTCGGGGAGTGGTCGCCGGAGGCGACCGGGGCGCGCCGCGCGTCGCACACTCCGAATGCCGGCGACACGTTCTGGGGCTTCAACCGCAAGGGCATCTGGCGCTGGTTCACGTACTGCACCGTACGCGAGGCCGAACCAGGCCGGCGTTTCGTGTTCGACGTCGACTTCCCGCCGATGCCCATCTCGCGGTGGACCTACGACCTCGAGCCGACGCCGACCGGCTGCCGGGTCACCGAGACGTGGGTGGACCGGCGGGAGGGTCCGCTGGCCAAGCCGATCACGTGGATCGGTGGGGTGTTCATCCCCGGTCCGCGCGCGCCGCACAACCAGCGCAACATCGAGACGACGCTGCAGCAACTCAAGGCCGTGGCCGAAGGGTAGGAGCACCCCATGCCGATGGACAAGAAAACGCTCGACCAGCTCAAGATCGAGCCGGGCGAGAGGTTCCGCATCAAGGACCACAACGCGGACTGGCTGCCGGAGGCTGTCCGGGACCTCGACAAGGGCGAACGCAAGAAGCGTGCAGAGGCGATGCTCGAGGAGAACCGCCGGGAGCTCGCCGAGGCGCAGGAACTGCTCTACGCCGACGGCAGCCACAGCGTCCTGATCGTGTTCCAGGCCATGGACGCCGCCGGCAAGGACGGCACGATCCGGCACGTCATGTCCGGGGTCAACCCGCAGGGGTGCGCGGTGTCCTCGTTCAAGGTGCCCAGCGCCACGGAGTTGTCGCACAACTACTTGTGGCGCTACTCCATGGCCCTGCCGGCGCGCGGGATGATCGGCATCTTCAACCGCTCCTACTACGAGGAAGTGCTCGTGGTGAAGGTGCACCCGGAAATCCTCGAGCGCGCCGACCTGCCGGCGGAGGACGTCGACAAGCACATCTGGAAGCACCGTTATGAGGACATCAACAACTTCGAGCAGCACCTCGCCCGCAACGGAACCACCATCCTGAAGTTCTTCCTCAACGTCTCCAAGGAGGAGCAGCGGGCACGGTTCCTGGAGCGCCTCGAGGAGCCCGACAAGAACTGGAAGTTCAGTTCCGGGGACATCGTGGAGCGCGGGTTCTGGGACGACTACATGAGGGCCTTCGAGGACGCCATCAACGCCACCAGCACTCCCTGGGCGCCCTGGTACGTGATCCCGGCGGACCGCAAGTGGGCGATGCGCGCGGCGGTGTCGGACATCATCACGACAACCATCAAGGACCTGCCGCTGGCCTACCCGACTGTGGCCGAGGAGGAGAAGGCGCGGCTGATCGAGGCCAAGGAGCAACTGCTGGCCGAGGGTGACTCCGGCTGACCCGGCATCAATCCGTCGCGTCGCGGTTGCACCCACCGCAGGCTCCGTCGTGGCGACTGGATGTGTGCGAGGTAGGTCGATGGCTCCCGGTCCCCACGTCGGCGGCGCCCCCCGCTCCTCGGGATGTACGAGGTCCGGCACCGGCACTCCGACCGCCTCATCCGGATCCCAGCCCAGCAGATCGACCACCGCAGGTGAGGCGAAGGTGATCCGCCCGTGCGCATCGGTGGTAAAGACCGTGTCCTGGATGTTCTGCAGCAGGGCGTGGTAGCGCTCCTCGGAGTACTGCTGGGACGAGGGCCTGAACACCCCTTGCGATCTTGGTTCGGACGATGGTGGGCTGTCAGAGTGGACCCCATGCACACGACCCGCGCGCTCAACGACGGGAACCTCCTGCCGGCCATAGGCTTCGGCACCTATCCGCTGAAGGAGAGCGAGGCGATCGAGGCGGTGGGCAGCGCACTGCAGGCGGGCTATCGACTCATCGACACTGCCGTGAACTACGGCAACGAGGCGGAGGTCGGGGAGGCGGTGCGTCGCTCGGGGATCCCGCGCGACGAGATCCAGATCACCAGCAAACTGCCCGGAAGGGACCACGCGTACGACGACGCCATCGCGTCGGTGAAGGGGTCCCTGATCCGGCTCGGACTCGACTACATCGACCTGCACCTCATCCATTGGCCCAATCCGAGTGTGGGCAAGTACGGGCAGGCGTGGCAGGCGCTGGTCGACCTGCGCGAGCAGGGGCTGGTGCGTTCGATCGGTGTCTCCAACTTCACCGAGGAGCACCTTCGGCAGGTCATCGACGCGACCGGGGTGACCCCGGCGGTCAACCAGATCGAGTTGCACCCGCGCTTCCCGCAGGCCCGCATGCGAGAGGTGCACGAGGAACTCGGCATTGTCACCGAGGCGTGGAGCCCGATGGGCAAGGCGCGGGCTCCGCTGGACGAGGCCGTGGTCACGGGCCCCGCGCGCCGGCTGGGGGTCACACCCGGCCAGGTCATCCTGCGCTGGCACGTGCAGATCGGCTCGTTGCCGATCCCGAAGTCGGCGGACCCGCAGCGGCAACGGGACAACCTCGACGTGTTCGGGTTCGAGCTCACCGACGAGGAGGTCGCGGCGATCTCCGGGCTGGCGGAGCCGGACGGGCGGCTGTTCGGCGGCGACCCAGCCACCCACGAGGAGATGTAGTCAGCAGCTGCTGCGCATCGCCTTGGTGCCCCGGGACGACCGCGATCATCGTGCGGTTCGTGCGTGCACGGGGGGGGGCACCTGGGCGCATCTGCGAGGGACATCGCATCCCAAGGCGCCCCGCCGTCGGCGTCGTTGTCGAGTATCGGCCTGGCGCAGTCCCGCGGGCAGAAGTCGCCGCGCCAATGCGGGTAGTTCCATCCAATCCGATGTGCGCCGCGGGCATGTTGTCCATCCTGCCGTGGCCACCCAGATTAGAGTAATTCCAAAGTATGAGGTAGTCTAAGGAACGTGAGGGACGTCGAGCGGGAACTGCGGGGACGGGGCCTGCGCGTGACCGCCCAGCGGGTGGCCGTGATCGAAGCCCTCGGACGGATGCGCCACATCTCGGCGGACACTGTCGCCCGCGCCGTCCGGGATCGGGCCGGCGCGGTATCGACCCAGGGCATCTACAACGTGGTCAACGATCTGGTCGACGCCGGTCTGGTGCAGCGCATCGATGTTGGCAGCGGACCGGCACTGTATGAGCTGGCCGACGACGGTCCGCACCATCACCTCATCTGCCGTGATTGCGGGCGGATCGTGGACCTGCAGTGCGACCACGGCGTCGACTCCTGCATCGTTCCGCCGAGCCCCCACGGTTTCGCGGACATCGAGGCGGAGATCGTCTTCTGGGGCACGTGCGAGCAGTGCGCTCGGACACACGCGCAGTAACACACAAGGGAAGGAAGAACGCATGACAACCGAAACAGGGACCGAGGCCACGGCACTGAGCATGCCGAGGATCGGCGACCCGGCGCCACAGTTCACCGCAGTGACGACGCAGGGGGACATCAACTTCCCGGCCGACTACGAGGGGCACTGGGTGATCCTGTTCAGCCACCCCGCGGACTTCACCCCGGTCTGCACGTCGGAGTTCATGACCTTCGCAACCATGGAGCAGGAGTTCGAGGAACTGAACACCAAGCTCGTCGGCCTGTCTGTCGACGGCCTCTACAGCCACATCGCCTGGCTGCGGACGATCAAGGAGAAGATCACCTTCCGCGACATGAAGGACGTCGAGGTGAACTTCCCGCTGATCGAGGACATCAGCATGACCGTGGCCCGCAAGTACGGGATGATCATGCCCGGCGAGGACAGCACGAAAGCAGTGCGCGCGGTGTTCGTCATCGACCCCAAGGGGATCATCCGGACGATCATCTACTACCCACTGAGCCTCGGGCGCAACTTCGACGAGCTCAAGCGCGTGATCGTCGCGCTGCAGGCCGCCGATGCGCTCTCGGTGGCGACGCCGGCTGACTGGCGCCCGGGCGAGCCGGTGATCGTTCCGCCCGCCGGTTCCTGCGGCACGGCCAAGGACCGCGTCGAGGGCAAGGAAGAGGGCGTGCACTGCGAGGACTGGTTCTTCTGCACGAAGGACTACACCGAGGAGCAGGTGTACGCCGCCATCGGTAAGTGATCACGAGCGAGGGAGGGTGTCCGCTGCGGGCACCCTCCTTTCGCGCGCCGGACGTTAAACTCGTGGCCGTGAGAATCGCGCTGGCCGTGGACCCTTCGGGAGCGGTGGGTGCCTCCTGGGGCAAGGCCCGGACGGTGGCTGTTGCCACTGTGCGTGACGGCAGCATCGTGGCGTGGGATGAGTACGACGTGGCGTGGGACGAGGCGCACGACCAGGGCACCCACGGGTCCCACCACGCGCGGGTCGTGACCTTCCTGCGGGAGCACGAGGTGGACACCGTGCTCGCGGCGCACGTCGGGGAACCCATGGTCCGCATGCTGAACACCATGGGTCTGCGGTTGGAGTTGGGAGTCACGGGTGATGCCCGGGCCGCGGTGGAGGCGCAAGCCGCGGAGCCCCCGCCTTTGTGACGATGGTGGCCGGGGTCGGGGCTGGTTTGTGACGGTGGCGCTGGTTGCCGTGCGGCTCAGCGCGCACCGTCGTCGCAAACGGGGTTGTGAGTGCCGCACCTTCGTCACAATCGCCCCCGGCCCTCCCGTTTGGCGCCGCACGCGGACAACCTGGCCAGCCACACGTGGGCATCGACCAACGCGGTGCGGGCGGGCTCGGCGGCCAGCCGGGCGGCGCTGGTGCGGGAGTCCGATGCGGATTCCGGGGACTCCGTTTGCACGTCGGCCCACTGCGCGGACTGGAATGATGCCCACGCGGTGAGCAGTGGGGCGAAGCCCATGAGCACCGCGGTCCAGGAGTCGAGCAGGCGTTCCCGGCGCTCCCACGGGTCGACCTCATCGGGTTCGGGAAGGTCCTGTCCCCGGGTGTGTCGGGGGCGTCGTCTGAGCGTTACAGCAGGACGTCGTCATCGCCGTGAGCGTCGGACATAGGGTCGGTTGTCACGAGTGTGGGCGGTTCGCGCCCCCGCAGCGGGCATGTGGGACGACAATGGCGCCCATGACCCGCTCCTCCTTCACCTCCGCGGCCGACGGTGCGACCATCGAGACGCACGCGTGGACCGACGTCGCCGACCCGATCGGTGCGGTCCAGATCGCCCACGGCCTGGCCGAGCACGCCGCCCGCTACCAGCGACTGGCCCTCGCGCTCAACGCCGCCGGGTACCGCGTCTACGCCATGGACCATCGGGGGCACGGCCACACGGGCCGGGCTGCCCTGGGCGACTTCGGGGCGGCGGGCTTCGACGGTCTCATCGCCGATGTCGCCCAGTACGCCGACGCGATCGGCGAGGAGAATCCCGAGCTGCCGGTCTTCCTGATCGCCCACTCCATGGGTTCTTTCGCGGCCCAGTCTGTGATCGTCGAACGCCCCGACCTCTACACCGGGGTGGTGCTCTCGGGGTCGACGGCCCTCGACGTCCTCGCCGCGAACCTCGCGCAGTCCGAAGGACCAGCGGGGCTGGAGGCCTTCAACGCCGGATTCGAGAACCGCACCGGCTACGAGTGGCTCAGCCGTGACGAGGCCGAGGTGGATAAGTACGTCGCCGACCCGTGGTGCGGATTCGACACCCCACCAGAGACCATCCCCATGCTCTTCGGCCAGGCCGCCCGGCTGGCCGAACCCGACGTCCTCTCGAGGGTGAGCAAGGACCTGCC
This genomic interval from Micrococcales bacterium contains the following:
- a CDS encoding alpha/beta hydrolase, with the translated sequence MAPMTRSSFTSAADGATIETHAWTDVADPIGAVQIAHGLAEHAARYQRLALALNAAGYRVYAMDHRGHGHTGRAALGDFGAAGFDGLIADVAQYADAIGEENPELPVFLIAHSMGSFAAQSVIVERPDLYTGVVLSGSTALDVLAANLAQSEGPAGLEAFNAGFENRTGYEWLSRDEAEVDKYVADPWCGFDTPPETIPMLFGQAARLAEPDVLSRVSKDLPLLIASGSDDPLSGGGQLVGLLAQRYRDAGLTDVTLTVYEGARHEIFNETNRDEVTADVVSWLLGHTAVIGATGV
- a CDS encoding aldo/keto reductase, which produces MHTTRALNDGNLLPAIGFGTYPLKESEAIEAVGSALQAGYRLIDTAVNYGNEAEVGEAVRRSGIPRDEIQITSKLPGRDHAYDDAIASVKGSLIRLGLDYIDLHLIHWPNPSVGKYGQAWQALVDLREQGLVRSIGVSNFTEEHLRQVIDATGVTPAVNQIELHPRFPQARMREVHEELGIVTEAWSPMGKARAPLDEAVVTGPARRLGVTPGQVILRWHVQIGSLPIPKSADPQRQRDNLDVFGFELTDEEVAAISGLAEPDGRLFGGDPATHEEM
- a CDS encoding peroxiredoxin, translating into MPRIGDPAPQFTAVTTQGDINFPADYEGHWVILFSHPADFTPVCTSEFMTFATMEQEFEELNTKLVGLSVDGLYSHIAWLRTIKEKITFRDMKDVEVNFPLIEDISMTVARKYGMIMPGEDSTKAVRAVFVIDPKGIIRTIIYYPLSLGRNFDELKRVIVALQAADALSVATPADWRPGEPVIVPPAGSCGTAKDRVEGKEEGVHCEDWFFCTKDYTEEQVYAAIGK
- a CDS encoding NADP-dependent oxidoreductase; the protein is MVTSRRITLASRPQSQVEVSDFGTDELELPPLADGQILVNVEYLSIDPTIRGWLSYDTYLPKIGIGEVIRSAGAGEVIESRNERFPVGTRVFGMPGWQTHAVLDGGGGDSRGCHLRAGSERVRGDRPHRLRRAGGHRQAAAGETVVVSGAAGGVGSIAGQIAKIMGARVVGLAGSPEKCRWVVDELGFDECIDYRAEDIGAGLRRTCPGGIDVYFDNVGGETLNQVLARINDHARIILCGAISQYNTDRPAPGPANLINAISRRALLKGFIILDHMDRAGEATKVMGGWLQEGRLVSKTYVRDGLESAPAALQDLFSGANVGKTLVRV
- a CDS encoding SRPBCC family protein: MAAPPDERSARATIDIEAPPEKVYALVADVSRVGEWSPEATGARRASHTPNAGDTFWGFNRKGIWRWFTYCTVREAEPGRRFVFDVDFPPMPISRWTYDLEPTPTGCRVTETWVDRREGPLAKPITWIGGVFIPGPRAPHNQRNIETTLQQLKAVAEG
- a CDS encoding transcriptional repressor encodes the protein MRDVERELRGRGLRVTAQRVAVIEALGRMRHISADTVARAVRDRAGAVSTQGIYNVVNDLVDAGLVQRIDVGSGPALYELADDGPHHHLICRDCGRIVDLQCDHGVDSCIVPPSPHGFADIEAEIVFWGTCEQCARTHAQ
- a CDS encoding dinitrogenase iron-molybdenum cofactor; the encoded protein is MRIALAVDPSGAVGASWGKARTVAVATVRDGSIVAWDEYDVAWDEAHDQGTHGSHHARVVTFLREHEVDTVLAAHVGEPMVRMLNTMGLRLELGVTGDARAAVEAQAAEPPPL
- a CDS encoding polyphosphate kinase 2 family protein; protein product: MDKKTLDQLKIEPGERFRIKDHNADWLPEAVRDLDKGERKKRAEAMLEENRRELAEAQELLYADGSHSVLIVFQAMDAAGKDGTIRHVMSGVNPQGCAVSSFKVPSATELSHNYLWRYSMALPARGMIGIFNRSYYEEVLVVKVHPEILERADLPAEDVDKHIWKHRYEDINNFEQHLARNGTTILKFFLNVSKEEQRARFLERLEEPDKNWKFSSGDIVERGFWDDYMRAFEDAINATSTPWAPWYVIPADRKWAMRAAVSDIITTTIKDLPLAYPTVAEEEKARLIEAKEQLLAEGDSG